A single window of Undibacterium sp. 5I1 DNA harbors:
- a CDS encoding septal ring lytic transglycosylase RlpA family protein produces MSTDQPRPVTATAGKPATSATNTAPYLPKANSGKGGYYKDDGPDDNPPEGLENTVEPIPTMEAYSRSGNRPYVVFGKTYTPLIDSTTPFVQRGVGSWYGKKFHNQKTSSGEPYDMYKITAAHPTLPIPSYARVTNLSNGKQVIVRINDRGPFHSSRIIDLSYTAALKLDYLGKGSTQLEVERLLPDDIERMAENRKNQRPVISNTVIASSVVALTSAATTASSVAAVPQADPKAAQISMEELLAEQSSKPVEKIGRVGNTASAESVAGDTAIAANTATNSVAGFYIQFGAYAIRANAEATMSRLKDQAQSRLPGFDIVQQGSLYRLVSGPFASRADASSAIVQTADLGAAKPIVVQR; encoded by the coding sequence GTGTCGACTGATCAGCCCCGTCCAGTGACTGCAACTGCTGGAAAGCCAGCAACTAGTGCAACAAATACTGCGCCATATTTACCCAAAGCAAACTCAGGCAAAGGTGGCTATTACAAGGATGATGGTCCCGACGATAATCCGCCTGAGGGGTTAGAGAATACGGTAGAGCCGATTCCTACCATGGAGGCTTATTCTCGCTCTGGCAATAGACCTTATGTCGTATTTGGTAAAACCTATACACCATTAATTGACAGCACGACGCCATTTGTTCAGCGCGGCGTTGGTAGCTGGTACGGTAAAAAATTTCATAATCAAAAAACCTCATCCGGTGAGCCATACGATATGTATAAAATCACCGCGGCGCATCCTACTTTGCCTATTCCTTCTTATGCCAGAGTGACGAATCTTTCTAACGGCAAGCAGGTAATTGTACGGATTAACGATCGCGGCCCTTTCCACTCCAGCCGTATTATCGATTTATCTTATACCGCTGCGCTAAAGCTAGATTATCTTGGTAAAGGAAGCACTCAGCTTGAGGTTGAGCGTTTGCTGCCTGACGATATAGAACGTATGGCAGAGAATCGTAAAAATCAACGTCCGGTGATTTCTAATACTGTTATTGCTTCTTCAGTGGTGGCTTTAACTTCAGCGGCTACGACAGCCTCTAGTGTTGCTGCCGTTCCGCAAGCTGATCCGAAGGCAGCTCAGATATCGATGGAAGAATTATTGGCGGAACAAAGTAGTAAGCCAGTAGAAAAAATTGGGAGAGTAGGCAATACCGCTAGCGCAGAAAGTGTTGCTGGCGATACTGCTATTGCTGCTAATACAGCCACTAATTCGGTAGCAGGGTTTTATATACAATTTGGCGCATATGCTATACGCGCCAATGCAGAAGCAACGATGTCCAGGTTAAAAGATCAGGCGCAAAGCCGCTTACCTGGTTTCGATATCGTCCAGCAAGGAAGTTTATATCGTCTTGTGAGCGGGCCATTTGCCAGTCGCGCAGATGCATCCAGCGCTATTGTACAAACTGCCGATTTAGGTGCCGCCAAACCCATTGTGGTTCAGCGTTAA
- the rodA gene encoding rod shape-determining protein RodA, whose product MNNRAFNWRAIRSHIMVFDAALSIIIFLIMSIGIITLYSAGIDFPGRVEDQLRNIVISFVVMWIMANIPPQTLMRFAIPIYAFGVALLIAVATFGMVKKGARRWINVGTPVQPSEMMKIAAPLMLAWYFQKREGALRVQDFLIAAVILIIPVGLIYRQPDLGTAMLVVIAGFTVVFLAGLSWKLLLSLAVAALVVIPTIVWPLMRDFQRDRILTFLDPNRDPLGKGFHILQSTIAVGSGGLSGKGWLKGTQAHLEFIPERTTDFIFAVFSEEFGFIGNGILVLLYLLLVIRGLMIAANAPTLFARLMAGSVTMIFFTYAFVNMGMVSGILPVVGVPLPFMSYGGTALVMLGMGAGILMSVQRNRKLVQT is encoded by the coding sequence ATGAACAATAGAGCGTTCAACTGGAGAGCAATCCGGTCCCATATCATGGTTTTTGACGCAGCTCTGTCGATCATCATTTTTTTGATTATGTCGATAGGCATCATTACATTGTATTCCGCCGGGATTGATTTTCCCGGACGTGTTGAAGATCAGCTTCGCAATATCGTCATCTCATTTGTAGTGATGTGGATTATGGCTAATATTCCACCACAAACGCTGATGCGTTTTGCCATACCGATTTACGCATTTGGCGTAGCTTTATTAATTGCCGTTGCTACATTCGGTATGGTAAAAAAAGGTGCTCGTCGGTGGATTAATGTCGGCACCCCTGTTCAACCATCCGAAATGATGAAGATCGCTGCGCCATTGATGCTCGCCTGGTATTTTCAAAAGCGCGAGGGCGCATTGAGAGTGCAGGACTTTTTGATCGCTGCCGTAATTCTTATAATTCCAGTTGGATTGATTTACAGGCAGCCAGATTTGGGTACGGCAATGTTGGTTGTTATCGCCGGATTTACTGTGGTGTTTCTTGCCGGGTTGTCATGGAAGCTGCTGTTGTCTTTGGCTGTTGCAGCACTGGTCGTGATTCCAACAATAGTCTGGCCGCTGATGCGCGATTTCCAGCGTGATCGTATTCTGACATTTTTAGATCCTAACCGTGATCCGCTTGGTAAGGGCTTTCATATTCTCCAATCTACGATCGCAGTGGGTTCTGGTGGTTTATCTGGAAAAGGTTGGCTTAAAGGTACACAGGCACATCTGGAGTTTATTCCTGAGAGAACCACAGATTTTATTTTTGCAGTCTTTTCAGAAGAATTTGGTTTTATTGGTAACGGCATTCTGGTGCTGCTTTATCTTTTGTTGGTTATTCGTGGTTTGATGATTGCTGCAAATGCGCCGACCTTGTTTGCCCGATTGATGGCAGGTTCGGTGACAATGATTTTCTTTACTTATGCGTTTGTAAACATGGGAATGGTGAGCGGTATTTTGCCCGTAGTTGGCGTGCCCTTACCCTTTATGAGTTACGGCGGTACAGCTTTAGTTATGCTGGGTATGGGCGCAGGTATTTTGATGAGCGTGCAACGTAATCGTAAGCTGGTGCAAACTTGA
- a CDS encoding phosphoheptose isomerase encodes MTNQRILAHFHESAELKIQAASILARPIEQATELMFAALSNGNKILACGNGGSAADCQHFAAELIGRFERERLPLPALALTTDTSILTAVANDYSFQEVFSKQVQAFGQAGDVLLALSTSGNSTSVINAINVAIDRDMRVIALTGKGGGQIGKILSDADVHICVPHDRTARIQEVHLLTIHCLCDGIDAALFGGDADD; translated from the coding sequence ATGACAAATCAACGCATCCTTGCGCACTTCCACGAAAGTGCTGAACTCAAAATTCAAGCGGCCAGTATTCTGGCACGTCCTATCGAACAGGCAACCGAACTAATGTTCGCGGCGCTGTCTAACGGTAACAAGATACTGGCTTGCGGCAACGGCGGTTCTGCTGCGGATTGCCAGCATTTTGCAGCCGAGTTAATAGGTCGCTTTGAGCGTGAACGTTTGCCGTTGCCGGCACTCGCACTGACAACAGACACCTCTATTTTGACCGCCGTAGCCAATGACTATAGCTTTCAGGAAGTATTCTCTAAACAGGTACAGGCTTTTGGCCAGGCAGGCGATGTATTACTTGCCTTATCCACATCGGGTAATTCAACTAGCGTGATTAATGCGATTAACGTTGCAATTGACCGTGATATGCGCGTGATTGCGCTTACAGGTAAGGGCGGCGGACAAATCGGTAAAATCCTGAGCGACGCCGATGTCCATATTTGTGTACCGCATGACCGGACAGCCAGAATACAAGAAGTCCATTTATTAACCATACATTGTTTGTGTGACGGCATCGATGCCGCTTTATTCGGAGGTGATGCAGATGATTAA
- a CDS encoding YraN family protein, translating into MAEQSWLAKRIASVRTSRQRTGDAAEEQALLYLQQAGLKLVHRSFLCKGGEIDLIMQDQTTLVFVEVRKRTSSQFGGAIASVTPAKQRRMVHAAQVYLQTQHTEPACRFDLLAIDDQEINWLKNVIIG; encoded by the coding sequence ATGGCTGAGCAGAGTTGGCTAGCAAAACGGATTGCATCAGTGAGAACCAGTCGGCAGCGTACTGGTGACGCCGCCGAAGAGCAGGCACTTTTATATTTGCAACAGGCAGGTTTAAAATTAGTGCATCGCAGTTTTTTGTGCAAAGGTGGTGAAATTGATTTAATCATGCAAGATCAAACCACCCTGGTTTTTGTTGAAGTACGAAAACGCACTTCCTCTCAGTTTGGTGGTGCGATTGCCAGCGTGACACCTGCAAAACAACGCCGCATGGTACATGCGGCACAAGTATATTTACAGACACAACATACAGAACCCGCATGCCGTTTTGATCTGCTGGCTATTGATGATCAAGAGATTAACTGGCTTAAAAACGTGATCATCGGGTAG
- the rsmI gene encoding 16S rRNA (cytidine(1402)-2'-O)-methyltransferase has product MQALASQSYPVSTLYVVATPIGNVCDISLRALHLLAIADAIACEDTRNTAQLLNRYGINKPLISAHQHNEREVAEKIVTRLQAGERIALVSDAGTPGVSDPGAKIADTVRQAGLRVMPLPGASAAISALSASGLINDQFYFFGFLPAKAGQRDTALRSVLTINATLIFYEAPHRIIDSITALQTIFQGERQIVFARELTKLFEEIHRCNLSEAINWLSADPHREKGEYVILLEGAPSNVEDSQHEALHILSILLEECSVKQAASLAAKITGQKKNGLYKLALEMKQEAPDNN; this is encoded by the coding sequence ATGCAAGCATTAGCCAGCCAGAGTTATCCCGTTTCCACATTATATGTAGTTGCAACGCCCATAGGAAATGTTTGCGATATTTCATTGCGGGCTCTGCACTTGCTGGCAATAGCAGATGCGATAGCTTGCGAAGATACACGTAATACCGCACAACTACTCAATCGCTACGGCATTAATAAGCCCCTGATTTCGGCACATCAACACAATGAACGAGAAGTTGCTGAGAAAATCGTAACGCGCCTGCAAGCAGGTGAGCGCATAGCATTGGTGTCTGATGCCGGTACGCCAGGAGTCTCAGATCCTGGTGCAAAAATCGCAGACACAGTGCGGCAAGCTGGCCTGCGTGTAATGCCTTTGCCCGGTGCCTCGGCTGCAATTAGCGCATTGTCTGCCAGTGGCTTAATCAACGATCAGTTTTATTTTTTTGGATTCTTACCAGCAAAAGCTGGCCAGCGTGACACGGCTCTGCGCAGCGTGTTGACCATCAACGCGACACTGATTTTTTACGAAGCGCCACATAGAATCATCGATTCAATCACAGCACTACAAACGATTTTTCAAGGCGAACGCCAGATCGTATTTGCGCGTGAACTAACCAAATTATTTGAAGAAATTCATCGCTGTAATTTATCGGAGGCGATCAATTGGCTTAGCGCTGATCCGCACAGAGAAAAAGGCGAATACGTTATTTTGCTGGAAGGTGCGCCAAGTAATGTGGAGGATAGCCAGCATGAGGCACTTCACATTTTGAGTATTTTGCTCGAGGAGTGCTCAGTCAAACAGGCAGCATCGCTTGCTGCAAAAATCACAGGTCAAAAGAAAAATGGCTTATATAAGCTTGCGCTTGAAATGAAACAAGAAGCACCTGATAACAACTGA